The sequence CCACAGCCTGCCCCCCTACAGCCACATTGAACTGGCTGTCACCCTGGCAGGGCACCAGCTCAAGCTCCAGTTTCAGTCGCAGCCCCCGGAGGGCAGTGCCGAGTCTAAGCCCGAACACGATCCCTTCTCGTCGCCCTTTAAGGCCCTGGGGCAACTGTTGATGTTTCAACCCGAAACCGGCGGCCTGAGCCTCAACCTCAACGCTACCAAAAACCTATTTCAGGCGTTGGGCGGCAAGCTGATCGTGCGGCAGCGGCCCCAGGCAGGCGAAGTGCTGACGGTATTTTTGCCGATGGAAACCAAGACGTTGTAATCTCGTCCCCCTTGTACCCAATTTTGCTTGGGTACTCCGATGTAAGCAACTTTTGGAAAACTTTCTCCCTAATGGTGGGCAGTGCCCGCCCTACGGTGGCTACAGTCGCCGAAGACAGTGGAGAGATTCTTTTCCAAAAATCTCCTTATATCAGGTCCGCTTAAATGCTCCTAATCTGTCATTCCCACTTCCGAGGGAATCCATTGTGGATAAGTGACTCCAGGATAAATTCCCGCCTCTGCAGGAATGATAGGCAAGCCGTTTTCTGTTGGTTAATTAATTGGACTTCATATTAGCAGGGCGAAGGCAATAGATCCTTTGGCGCGGCTACGCCTATGCCCTTACAGGCAAGCTTTTTGGGAATTGGGATTATATGATTCAGACTTGGCATTAGACTTTAGAACTCTGAGCACTATACCTAAAGACATAAATTTTTAGTGCTTAACATTATCTATACAAAAATGTCATATCTTTGTCAGAGGAGTTTCCTCAAGTCACTGTCAAAGTGCTGCTTAGCACTCCAGGCTTAGGCTGCACGCTTAGAAAGCGAGGCTTAGCCTCGCTGGCACCGGCAAACGATGATCCAAACCCAATCAAGGAGATATCTCCATGACGTTTAAACAGTTGCTTGCGCTACCTTTAATTGTAGGTTTATCTATAGTTGGGGTTGCCTGCGGTGGCCCAGAACCTACCGCCCCTGATCCTGGCGAACCCGCACCCGGTGGGGTTCCTGTTGAGCCCACCGATCCTGCTGATCCGGCAGCACCTGGGACCCCTGGAGGTACGCCTTAGGGCGACGGTTTAGCTATTTTTGCGGTTGGGTGTGTTGCTGTATTGCATTACAACGACACACCCAATTTTTGTTAGTTGGATTGACTGCCATAGTTCCAACCTAGATGGGGTAAAACTTGGCATTGGCTAGCCGATCGGGCTCCAATTGAGTTTTGCGATCGCTGCACGCAGAAAATATCAAATTGATCGACAGCTATACTGCCATTGCGGTGAAAAACCGCTTTAGCTCCGTTCCACAAAGACTTGGCCATCAGGTCTAGAGAGGTAGGTTAATTCAACTGTAGGATGGGTTAGCGCAACCCAAGAGGCGTTGTTTTACTGCCTTCGGCAAAGTTTTGCCAACAGGCCTTAACCCAATCTATATCTACCCCAGCGTCTACCGAGCCGCTGTGCCGTGACTGTCTTTCCTGTGACTGAACTCTATGACAAAATTCGTGCTCTATAGCAAGCCCGGCTGCCACCTGTGCGAAGGGCTCGAAGAAAAACTGACCGCCGCCAACCACCTGCCCTTCAAGCTAGAAGTGCGCGACATCACCACCCGCGACGACTGGTTTCAGCGCTACCAGTACGAGATTCCAGTACTGTGTCAGGTGATCCAGGCAGAGTCGGGCAGCCAAGAAATTCCTCTGCCGCGCCTATCGCCTCGGGCACCCCAGGCCAAGGTGGAGCAATTGATACAGACTTATCTGGGCCAGAGTAAGGCAGAATAGGGCAACTTCAATGATGTGAGGAGTTGCTGACATGAAGCTGCGCCAACTGCTTGAGGACCTGCCCGCCGGGCTGATCGACGCTGGATTTTCGCTATCGGAGGGGATGGGCGACCCTGACATCAAAGGCATTTGCACCAATTCTCACGCCTGCCAGCCTGGGGATGTATTCATTGGTATGCCAGGTACCCGCGTCGATGGCGGTGAGTTTTGGCCTAGCGCGATCGACTCTGGGGCGGCAGCGGCTCTGGTATCGGCTCAGGCGCTCCAGGTACGACCGGTCGAGGGCGATGCCTGTGTGGTACCCATGACCGATATGTCGGTGGCCTGTGCCGAAGTGGCAGCCAAGTTCTACAACTATCCAGCCCGGCAGATGGGCTTAATCGGGGTGACAGGTACCAATGGCAAGACCACCACAACGCATTTGGTAGAGCACTTGCTGAATGCATCAGAGCAGCCCACAGCCCTGTTAGGCACGCTCTACACTCGCTGGCCAGGGTACCAAAAGACAGCGCTTTACACTACGCCTTTTGCGGTCGAACTCCAGGCCGAACTGGCCACCGCGCGGGATGCAGGCTGTCGCTACGCGGTGCTGGAAGTCAGCTCCCACGCCCTGGCCCAAAAGCGGGTGTGGGGCTGCCCCTTTGAGGTGGCGGTGTTCACCAACCTGACCCAGGACCACCTCGACTACCACCGCGACATGGAGGACTACTTCCAGGCCAAGGCGCTGCTGTTTAACGAGACCTATCTGGCTGGTCGCGCGGTGGTGAATATCGATACGCCCTACGGCGATCGCCTCGTTGCCCAACTGGCGAGCGATCGCGTCTGGACCTACAGCACCCAAAACTCTGGAGCCGACCTGTATACGGGCGATCTGACCTACCAGGCCAATGGCGTGACGGGAACGCTGACAACCCCTCTAGGCACGGTGCCCTTTAGCTCGCCGCTGGTGGGGCAGTTTAACCTAGAGAATTTGCTGGCGGCGGTGGGGGCAGCCCTGCACCTGGGCGTTTCCCTAGACACGATCGCAGCTGCCCTACCGGGCTTTGGCGGCGTGCCGGGACGCATGGAGCAGGTGAAGGTGGCCGAGGCCCAAGACATCAGCGTGATCGTGGACTACGCCCACACACCCGATAGTTTGAAAAATTCATTGCAGGCGGCGCGGCCCTTTGTGCCGGGGCGGCTGATCTGCGTATTTGGCTGCGGCGGCGATCGCGATCGCACCAAACGCCCCCAGATGGGTCGCATTGCCTACGAATTAGCTGATGCCGTGGTGGTCACCTCCGACAACCCCCGCACCGAAGACCCCGAGCAGATCCTGCGCGATGTCGTGGCGGGCATTCCAGCCGAGCTAGGGGCAGACCAGGTGGTGGGCGATCGCGCTACCGCTATCCAGGCTGCGATCGAGATGGCCCAGCCGGGCGACGGCATTTTGATTGCAGGCAAGGGCCACGAAGATTACCAGATTCTCGGTACCGAAAAGATCCACTTTGACGATCGCGAGCAGGCTCGCTGTTTCCTTAAAAAACGGTATATTAGCTAACATTTTTGCCCAAAAATGACGGTGGTATGTGAATACACGCAACATTCTTTCCGTCATTTTGGGTGGTTAAAGATACCCTAATAGGTGCTAGCACCGATTTCCATAGCCGATCGTTATGGCCGCCTGGTTCTAGCCTGGCCCCGGCCCGTTGGAGCACTATGCAGTCTTATCAAGAGCTATCTTTACACCGGCTACTTCAGCATAGTGCAGCGGTGCCTGACTACGTACAGGTCAAACCCAAAGGGTTTAAGGCCATTCTGCAATCGACGGTAGACTTTCTCGAAGCCCAAGATATTCAGGCGCACCTGCTGGTCAAGCTGCCGGGGGGCACCGCCTGGAATGATGATATTCAGCGCTACGGACAGGGGCTGGTGCCCCCCTACCGAGTGTGGCGATTTCTGCGGCTGGCTCCCCATCAGCCCCTGCCCGCAGCGACCGATCATGAGGTTTTGCTAGCTCTACGAGAGGGACATACTTGGCGCGGCGACTATTTCATTGTGGTTCAGTCTGAGGTGTTTGCGGCCATGGTGGTGGCCCACCGCATGCAGCCGCTGTCCGCGACCCCGCCGAGTGAGGGGCAAAGACTGCCCACTGAGACCGATGAGGACGACGATGGATCTTCCCCAGGGGAAGATGCTAGCGCTCGGTCGTCATACCTGTCGGTGTGCTGTTCGGTCAATCCTGAATTAATTGCCACGGTGGTCGAGGCCATTCGCTACCCCATCGACCAGGAGATAGCCGCAGGTGATTTAGATGCAGAGGTGGCGGCGCTTGCCCAAGCTTGGCCTCAGCCCGGCCCCAGTACCGCTCCAACCTCAGTGTCCTTAGCCCTGATCGATCGCTGGCTCAACTGGCAGCTCAAGCGCCAAGAGCATTTGCGCCAGTCGGCTTCTACCTACCGCCGCCAGGCCCTGAGCATGTCGACGCTGTCGTCCCAAAACGAAGTGCTGCTCAACACTTTGCGGCTCAAAGACAACTTTTTCAACACCGTAGGTCAAGAGCTACGCACCCCCCTAACGACCATTAAGACCGCCCTCACCCTGCTCGACTCGCCCCATATCAAGCCCCCCCAGCGACAGCGCTATATGGAGATGATCAGCCATGAGTGCGATCGCCAAAGTGCTCTGATCAGCGGTGTGCTCAACCTACTCCAGGTCGAAACTAGCCTCAGCCAAACCGAGCTAGACCCGCTCAATCTGGCAGAAGCCGTACCCCCGGTGGTGAGCACTTACCAACCCTTAGCCGCCGAAAAGGGCATTATGCTGGCCTACACAATTCCCAAAAAGATGCCTGCGGTAAGTTGCCCCGACAGCTGGCTGCGGCAAATCATGATGCACCTGCTCAACAACAGCCTGAAATATACCCCCAGCGGCGGCCAAGTGTGGGTGACAGCTCGTAGCACCCCCAACTTCGCTGAGATCGAAGTACGCGATACCGGTATTGGCCTATCTTCAGGCGATCTTCCTCGCATCTTCGATCACTTTTATCGCGGTCGCAACCTGCCCCCCGACGAAACCGAGGGAGCTGGGCTAGGGCTGTCGATTGTGCAGCAGCTACTGCTGTACTGTGGCGGCACCGTAGTGGCCCACAGCCAGCCCGACCTAGGGACGACGATGGTGGTGCGGTTACCCCTCTACCACAGCAGCCCCGACCGTTAGCCCCATTCGGCCTCTGTCACGGGACTCTGTTGCAAGCCTTTGTCACGGGCCTTTTGTCAATAGACCCCATCGATAGAATTCGGCCACCTAGGTCGATAGCGACTCGCCACCCAGGCCGCTAGAATTTTTCCTATCCATCGATTATGGGTCTGCATTGCAGCAACTAACTTGACCTTACCTACCTCTGCTACCCGGAGCCAGCACAGCGAGGCCAGCCTAGGCCCGCTCTATGCCCTACTGGCCTACAGCAGTTGGGGGCTGTTGCCCGTCTACTGGAAGTTTTTTGGCGGCACCCCCGCGGTAGAGGTGCTGAGCCACCGGATGATTTGGTCGGCTGTATTTTTGGTGGGCATTTTGCTGGTGAAGCGGCGGCTGGGCGATCTCAGGGCGCTGCTCCAGTCGCCCCGCAAGGTTTTAGTGCTGCTGCTAACCGCCAGCCTGCTCACCTTTAATTGGGGGCTGTACATCTACGGGGTCAATAGCGATCGCGTAGTAGAGGCCAGCCTGGGCTACTATATCAACCCCCTGGTGACCGTGCTGCTAGGGTTTGTCTTTCTCAAAGAACGCCTGTATCGGGGGCAGCAGGTGGCTGTGGCCCTGGCGGTAGTGGGGGTGGGCTACTTTATCTGGCAGTTGGGCACCGTGCCGTGGATTGCGCTGAGCTTAGCCGTTTCGTTTGCCTTCTACGGGCTACTGCGCAAGGTGGTGACGGTGACTCCCCTGGTGGGCCTCACCGTCGAAACGTTGCTGATTACACCGATCACGCTGTTGTTTGTGGGCTGGCTAGGGGCCACCGGGCAAGGTCGGTTTGGCGAAAGCTGGCCGATGACGCTGCTGTTTGTTGGCGCTGGGGTAGCCACGTCCATGCCGCTGCTGTGGTTTAACAATGCCGCCAAACGCCTGAAGCTGGCGACGCTTGGTTTTTTTCAATACCTGGCCCCTTCGCTATCGCTGCTGCTGGGGGTGTTTGTGTACGGCGAACCGTTTACCCCCGTGCATGGGGTTACCTTTGGCTGCATTTGGGCGGCGCTGTTGTTGTACTCGGTGACAGCGCTGCGGGCGAGGGGGGAGGTGAAGGGTGAAGGGTGAGGGGTGAAGGGTGAAGGGTGAGGGGTGAAGGGTGAAGGGTGGATGGGTGGATGGGTAGGGGCAAACGGCGTTTGCCCATGCGCGCGGGATGGGGCTGAATCTAGCGCCAGTTTTCGCGGCGCTGGAGGGGGTTCATCAATTCGTTTAGGCCTTCGCCTACCAGCGACAGCCCCGTCACCATTAGGGTGAGGGCTAGGCCAGGAAACAGGGCCGTCCACCAGATGCCAGTGGGCAGGGCATCAAGGGCTTGGCGAATGTCGGCCCCCCACTCGGGCACCTGCTCGGGCAGACCCAAGCCCAAGAACCCTAGGCCCCCCAGCACCAAAATGGCGTCGGCGGCGTTGAGGGTAAACAGCACCGGCACGCTTTGAATCACGTTGAGAAACAGGTAGCGGGTGAGCACCGTCCAGGTAGAAGCCCCCATGGCCTGGGCCGCTTCAATAAACAGCTCGGTCTTGATGCTGACCGTGTGATTGCGCACCACCCGGTAGTACTGGGGAATGTAGGCAATGCTGAGGGCGATCGCGGCATTGAGCACCCCCCGACCCACCACAAAGGCCAGGGTGACCGAGAGCAGCAGCCCCGGCAGAGTGTAGATCGTATCCATGAAGAACAGCAGGGCGCGATCGAGCCAGCCACCCAGGTAGCCGCTGACCATGCCCAAAGGCACCCCGATCGCCACACTGAGTAGGGTCGCCAGCAGCACCACCTGCCAGGCAGCACGGGTGCCAAACAGCGTGCGAGAAAAGACGTCGTAGCCCTGGCGAGTCGTGCCAAACCAGTGGTCACCGCCGGGGGGCTGGTGAATCGGGTTTTGGAGAGCGGTGGTGGGATTGGCCACCCAGCCCCAGGTCTGCATGACCGGAGCCAGCAGAGCGATGAGAATGAACCCCAGCGTAATGACAATGCCGACCCACATCAGCACCACCGAGACGTTGGCCGCTGACTTGGTGGCAGGGTTGCGCAGCAGGGGCGATCGCGGAGTAGTGGCCATAGCAGCGCAGTTTAGAACGGAATTCCATTATGCCAGAGCCAGGCGATAGCCCCCGCGCTGACCTTGGCATAATGAATCTAGCTAAAGCTAGGCCAGGTTAACCCCTGTGCCTCCAAGCCCCTGCCGCAGAGCTACCCCTCCCACCCTCTAGGAACCCCCATGACCGCCACCGATAGCCTTTCTGCCCTATCTACTACCCAAGTGCTGGAGGCTGCGGCCTCAGGATCGCGACCGGGGGCAGAGTCTGTAACGGCGGCTCTGCTGACAGCCGAGCGGCAGGTTAAGCAGCAGCGGCAGCAGTTTTCGCCCGATGGACTGCTGGGCACCTGGCGTCTGCGGTTTACAGCCCCAAAAAAGCCCACTACCCAAGCCGGAAAACCCACCAGCAGCGGCTTTTATATACCGGGGTTGGCGGTGGCCACTTTGAGCTTTAGCCGCGATCGCGCCCCTGACCTAGCCCCCACCACCGATCTATTCACCATACAAAACCAGCTTCAGGTGGGGGCACTCAAGCTGCGGTTTACCGGACCAGCCAAATTTTTGCCCAAAAAGAATCTGCTCGCCTTCGATTTTGTGCGGCTTCAGGTGCTAGTGGGCGATCTCTGCCTAGTCAATCTGCCCCTCAAGGGCAAAGCCGCTAAACCTGAGCCGTTTTTAGCGGCTTCGGTAGGCAAGCTGCCCTTCTTTTCGTTTTTTGCCGTTGAGCCAGGCTACGTGGCTGCTCGGGGCCGGGGCGGGGGGCTCGCGCTCTGGGTCAAGGCTGACCCCAGCTGATCCATCCCTGACCGTCTAACCAAGCTGGAGGGTCTGACCAAGCTGGCGAATCAAACCTTATACCAAATCCTATCTGTATACCCCCGATTTGTAGGGGCATTTTTGTAGGGGCATTGCCCCTACAGGTACTGGTTTTGAACCGGGGTTTTGTAGGTCAGATTCGGTCTTACAGCTTTTTCTATAAAAAGCTACGAAAAAGGGCAGGTTGCCCCGCCCCTTCAGGAGATATGTCTTACAGACAATCTGGTGTTACTCGTTGCCCTAGGCCAACGTTTCAGGGCAATAGCCCAAGCCCATGACAAACTGACGACGAAAGGCTTCGATCTCTTCGCGATCGGGTTTGCCGTGAGAAACAATGGCTACCTGGTAGCGGCGCATGACATCGATGGGCGACTGGCCGGTTTCTAGACCCCACAGGGCCATCCGCACCCGAATACCGGGGTCGTAGGCAATGCCCAGCTCGTTCATGTAGGCGCGAAAATCTTCGGCATCCGAGACGGCGATGTTGTCGTTCATTTTGACGCGAATGACCCAACCATCAATTTGATGAATCACCGTCATAAACTCCAGGGGCAGCCGACAGTAGCCGAGCAGGTGTTCGACCACACGAAGGGTCAAACTGGCGTTGGCGAGATAGTAGGTGTATTCCATCATTGACCTTTAGGCAGGTGCTACAGTTCTTATTGACTTCATTGTCGGAGATAAGGCTCGGGGCGGTTAGGGTTAAGTCCCCCCACATCACCTGGGTGTATCCCCCCAACCTGGACAGGTTATGCACGATCGTCAACAACTGACACCCCCAACAGACTCAACCTTAGGCCTGGCATCAAGCCCCCAGGACCAACCCTCATCCCCTGACTATGCCTTGGAGGCGTATCAGTATCTCTTGCCGCCAGAAAAAATTGCTCAAACCCCGGTTACGCCGAGAGATGCCTCACGGCTGCTGGTGGTCGATAGCCCCACCACCCATCGCCACCACCACTTTCGCGACCTGCCGACCCTGCTGCGCCCCGGCGATCTGCTGGTTCTCAACGATACGCGGGTAATACCGGCTCGATTGCTCGGCCACAAGCCGGGCGGTGCCCAAGTCGAAGTGTTTTTGCTAGAAGACCAGGGCAACCACCAGTGGCTGGCGCTGGTGCGTCCGGGTCGCCGCCTGAAGCCAGGGGCAACGGTGCACTTTGGCCCCAACCCCGACCAGCCCGACCTGGTGGCCCAGGTGCTGGCTACCGACCCCGAGACTAGCGGTCGCCTGCTCCAGTTTGAGCCCCAGGGCGGTGAGTCTCTGTTTGCCCTCTTTGAGCGCCTGGGGGAAGTTCCCCTCCCTCCCTACATTACCGATACCGCCGCCTCGCCTGAGCAGTACCAAACGGTTTACGCCACAGCCCCCGGTGCGGTGGCGGCCCCAACGGCGGGGCTGCATTTTACCCCTGAGCTATTTGAGCGCCTCGATGAGATTGGGGTGGGGCGATCGCACATTACGCTCCACGTGGGGGTAGGCACCTTTCGCCCCGTCGAAGCCGACAACATTCTTGAGCACAAAATGCACGGCGAATGGATCGATGTCTCGGCAGAAACGGTAGCGCAAATCAACGCCACCAAAGCCCAGGGCGGACGGGTGATTGCCGTGGGCACGACCGCCGTGCGCGCCTTAGAAGGGGCCGCCCAAACCGGTCAGCTAGGCCCCTGGCAGGGCAAAACCAATCTATTTATTTATCCTGGTTACCAGTATCGGGTGGTGGATGGGCTGATCACCAACTTTCACCTGCCTGGATCGAGCCTGCTGATGCTGGTCAGTGCCCTGGTGGGGCGAGAGCGGCTACTGGCCCTCTATGCCGAGGCCATTGAGCAAGACTATCGGTTTTACTCCTTTGGCGATGCCATGCTGATTTTGCCAGAAGCCAAATTGTTGCCACCCAGCCCTCAACCCTAGTTTCTTTCTCTAGGTAGACCTCAGCCGTGGGTTCCTTTGAGATGCTGAGGAAACACGAACTTGCACTGCGCCCCGAGGGGTTACCTATGGCTGGAATGAATCTGTTCAGAACCTTTGCGTTGTTGGCCTTGCTCAGCGGGCTAATTGTGCTGGCAGGGTATCTGCTGGTGGGCAATGAAACCGGCCTGATCTATGGGCTGGGGTTTGCCGCTCTGGGCAGTTTTGGCTCTTGGTACTACTCTGACAAAGCGGCGCTGGCAGCCTTTAAGGCCAAGCCCACCCCCCGAGACGACGCCCCAGAACTCTACGCAAGGCTAGATCAGTTGTGCGATCGCGCCGGTATTCCTACCCCTGCTCTCTACCTGGTGCCGTCGGAGTCGCCCAACGCCTTTGCCACGGGGCGAGATCCAAACCACGCGGCGATCGCCCTCACCGAAGGCATCATTGATCTGCTGCCCGATGACGAACTCGACGCCGTCATTGCCCACGAACTCACCCACGTACGCAACCGCGACACCCTGACCCAGGCCGTAGCAGGCACCCTGGCCGGGTCGCTCACTTTTCTGGGGCGCATTCTCACCCTGGGGGCGCTCTATTTCCCCATGGCACGGGCGGGCGGACGTCGGGGCAGCAACCCCATTGCCATCTTGTTTTTGTTGGTAATTGCGCCCTTTGCCGCCGGGCTGATTCGCATGGCCATTTCGCGCACCCGTGAGTACGCCGCCGATGCCGGAGCCGCCGAAATCACCGAAAACCCCATGGCCCTGGTGCGAGCGTTAGAAACCCTAGAAGCCATGGGGCAGAAAGTTCCCATTCATGGCAACCCAGCCTTTTCGGCCATGTTTATTGTCAACCCCCTCTCTAAAGAAGGGATGATGACCTTGTTTATGACCCACCCCTCTACAGCGGATCGAATTCAACGACTAAAAGACTTGGCCGACAAAGCGATCGCTAGGCAAACCGAAGCAGCCGCACTCAGCCCAACGGCCTAAGTACACTCTTGCAGCAAGATCATTGATTCATCAGCGGTAGCCTGACGGTAAACGTGGCCCCCAGCCCTTCTCCTGGGCTATCGGCTTGCACTGTGCCACCGTGCAGTTCTACCAGGTGGCGCACGATCGCCAGCCCTAGGCCCAAGCCGCCAAACTTGCGGGTAGTGGTGCCATCTTCTTGGCGAAAATACTCAAACACATGAGGCAAAAAGCTAGGATGAATTCCTTTGCCGGTATCGCTAACTTTAATTTGGGCCTGATTACCAATCTGCACTAGGTTAACCTTGATAGTGCCTTTTTCTTCAGTAAATTTAACGGCATTACTGAGCAAGTTCCAAACGACCTGCTGAAGCCGCGTAGGGTCGCCAAATACCTCTCCAACGGTTCGATCTAGATCGGCTTGAATATGAATGAATTTTGCCTCTGCCGTCAACCGCACCGTTTCTAGCGCCGCATCTACAATAGAGGCTAATTTGACCGACGTTTTGTTGAGTCTTACCTTG is a genomic window of Nodosilinea sp. E11 containing:
- a CDS encoding UDP-N-acetylmuramoyl-L-alanyl-D-glutamate--2,6-diaminopimelate ligase; the protein is MKLRQLLEDLPAGLIDAGFSLSEGMGDPDIKGICTNSHACQPGDVFIGMPGTRVDGGEFWPSAIDSGAAAALVSAQALQVRPVEGDACVVPMTDMSVACAEVAAKFYNYPARQMGLIGVTGTNGKTTTTHLVEHLLNASEQPTALLGTLYTRWPGYQKTALYTTPFAVELQAELATARDAGCRYAVLEVSSHALAQKRVWGCPFEVAVFTNLTQDHLDYHRDMEDYFQAKALLFNETYLAGRAVVNIDTPYGDRLVAQLASDRVWTYSTQNSGADLYTGDLTYQANGVTGTLTTPLGTVPFSSPLVGQFNLENLLAAVGAALHLGVSLDTIAAALPGFGGVPGRMEQVKVAEAQDISVIVDYAHTPDSLKNSLQAARPFVPGRLICVFGCGGDRDRTKRPQMGRIAYELADAVVVTSDNPRTEDPEQILRDVVAGIPAELGADQVVGDRATAIQAAIEMAQPGDGILIAGKGHEDYQILGTEKIHFDDREQARCFLKKRYIS
- a CDS encoding M48 family metalloprotease, which encodes MAGMNLFRTFALLALLSGLIVLAGYLLVGNETGLIYGLGFAALGSFGSWYYSDKAALAAFKAKPTPRDDAPELYARLDQLCDRAGIPTPALYLVPSESPNAFATGRDPNHAAIALTEGIIDLLPDDELDAVIAHELTHVRNRDTLTQAVAGTLAGSLTFLGRILTLGALYFPMARAGGRRGSNPIAILFLLVIAPFAAGLIRMAISRTREYAADAGAAEITENPMALVRALETLEAMGQKVPIHGNPAFSAMFIVNPLSKEGMMTLFMTHPSTADRIQRLKDLADKAIARQTEAAALSPTA
- a CDS encoding glutaredoxin family protein, coding for MTKFVLYSKPGCHLCEGLEEKLTAANHLPFKLEVRDITTRDDWFQRYQYEIPVLCQVIQAESGSQEIPLPRLSPRAPQAKVEQLIQTYLGQSKAE
- the rarD gene encoding EamA family transporter RarD, with the translated sequence MTLPTSATRSQHSEASLGPLYALLAYSSWGLLPVYWKFFGGTPAVEVLSHRMIWSAVFLVGILLVKRRLGDLRALLQSPRKVLVLLLTASLLTFNWGLYIYGVNSDRVVEASLGYYINPLVTVLLGFVFLKERLYRGQQVAVALAVVGVGYFIWQLGTVPWIALSLAVSFAFYGLLRKVVTVTPLVGLTVETLLITPITLLFVGWLGATGQGRFGESWPMTLLFVGAGVATSMPLLWFNNAAKRLKLATLGFFQYLAPSLSLLLGVFVYGEPFTPVHGVTFGCIWAALLLYSVTALRARGEVKGEG
- the queA gene encoding tRNA preQ1(34) S-adenosylmethionine ribosyltransferase-isomerase QueA, producing the protein MHDRQQLTPPTDSTLGLASSPQDQPSSPDYALEAYQYLLPPEKIAQTPVTPRDASRLLVVDSPTTHRHHHFRDLPTLLRPGDLLVLNDTRVIPARLLGHKPGGAQVEVFLLEDQGNHQWLALVRPGRRLKPGATVHFGPNPDQPDLVAQVLATDPETSGRLLQFEPQGGESLFALFERLGEVPLPPYITDTAASPEQYQTVYATAPGAVAAPTAGLHFTPELFERLDEIGVGRSHITLHVGVGTFRPVEADNILEHKMHGEWIDVSAETVAQINATKAQGGRVIAVGTTAVRALEGAAQTGQLGPWQGKTNLFIYPGYQYRVVDGLITNFHLPGSSLLMLVSALVGRERLLALYAEAIEQDYRFYSFGDAMLILPEAKLLPPSPQP
- a CDS encoding ATP-binding protein, which translates into the protein MQSYQELSLHRLLQHSAAVPDYVQVKPKGFKAILQSTVDFLEAQDIQAHLLVKLPGGTAWNDDIQRYGQGLVPPYRVWRFLRLAPHQPLPAATDHEVLLALREGHTWRGDYFIVVQSEVFAAMVVAHRMQPLSATPPSEGQRLPTETDEDDDGSSPGEDASARSSYLSVCCSVNPELIATVVEAIRYPIDQEIAAGDLDAEVAALAQAWPQPGPSTAPTSVSLALIDRWLNWQLKRQEHLRQSASTYRRQALSMSTLSSQNEVLLNTLRLKDNFFNTVGQELRTPLTTIKTALTLLDSPHIKPPQRQRYMEMISHECDRQSALISGVLNLLQVETSLSQTELDPLNLAEAVPPVVSTYQPLAAEKGIMLAYTIPKKMPAVSCPDSWLRQIMMHLLNNSLKYTPSGGQVWVTARSTPNFAEIEVRDTGIGLSSGDLPRIFDHFYRGRNLPPDETEGAGLGLSIVQQLLLYCGGTVVAHSQPDLGTTMVVRLPLYHSSPDR
- a CDS encoding ABC transporter permease, translated to MATTPRSPLLRNPATKSAANVSVVLMWVGIVITLGFILIALLAPVMQTWGWVANPTTALQNPIHQPPGGDHWFGTTRQGYDVFSRTLFGTRAAWQVVLLATLLSVAIGVPLGMVSGYLGGWLDRALLFFMDTIYTLPGLLLSVTLAFVVGRGVLNAAIALSIAYIPQYYRVVRNHTVSIKTELFIEAAQAMGASTWTVLTRYLFLNVIQSVPVLFTLNAADAILVLGGLGFLGLGLPEQVPEWGADIRQALDALPTGIWWTALFPGLALTLMVTGLSLVGEGLNELMNPLQRRENWR